In Suricata suricatta isolate VVHF042 chromosome 14, meerkat_22Aug2017_6uvM2_HiC, whole genome shotgun sequence, one DNA window encodes the following:
- the CBLN2 gene encoding cerebellin-2 → ALLLLLLPAGRPVRAQNDTEPIVLEGKCLVVCDSSPSADGAVTSSLGISVRSGSAKVAFSATRSTNHEPSEMSNRTMTIYFDQVLVNIGNHFDLASSIFVAPRKGIYSFSFHVVKVYNRQTIQVSLMQNGYPVISAFAGDQDVTREAASNGVLLLMEKEDKVHLKLERGNLMGGWKYSTFSGFLVFPL, encoded by the exons gccctgctgctgctgctgctgccggccGGCCGCCCGGTGCGGGCGCAGAACGACACGGAGCCCATCGTGCTGGAGGGCAAGTGCCTGGTGGTGTGCGACTCGAGCCCGTCGGCGGACGGCGCGGTCACCTCCTCCCTGGGCATCTCCGTGCGCTCCGGCAGCGCCAAGGTGGCCTTCTCCGCCACGCGGAGCACCAACCACGAGCCGTCCGAGATGAGCAACCGCACCATGACCATCTACTTCGACCAG gTATTAGTAAATATTGGCAACCACTTCGACCTTGCCTCCAGTATATTTGTAGCTCCGAGAAAAGGCATTTATAGTTTCAGTTTCCACGTGGTCAAAGTGTACAACAGACAGACCATCCAG GTCAGTTTGATGCAGAATGGGTACCCAGTGATCTCAGCCTTTGCGGGGGACCAGGACGTCACCAGAGAAGCCGCCAGCAATGGCGTCCTGCTGCTGATGGAGAAAGAGGACAAAGTGCATCTCAAACTGGAGAGGGGCAACCTCATGGGGGGCTGGAAGTACTCCACGTTCTCGGGCTTCTTGGTGTTTCCTCTATAA